One genomic window of Eggerthella timonensis includes the following:
- a CDS encoding helix-turn-helix domain-containing protein, with product MNAIAKRKRLGSRVRQLRYEHQINRKQFALMIGMDRGYLAGIETGKYNATFDKLVDIADGFGITLSELLAGVDDQDSQGN from the coding sequence ATGAATGCAATCGCGAAAAGAAAACGGCTCGGCAGCCGCGTCAGGCAGCTGCGGTACGAGCATCAGATCAACCGGAAGCAGTTCGCGCTCATGATCGGCATGGATCGCGGCTATCTGGCCGGGATCGAGACGGGCAAGTACAACGCCACGTTCGACAAGCTGGTCGACATCGCGGACGGCTTCGGCATCACGCTTTCGGAGCTGCTTGCAGGCGTTGACGATCAGGATTCGCAGGGGAACTAG
- a CDS encoding putative ABC transporter permease, whose translation MSKHDRVENGLDLDEGTPASRRKIPLPLKVFGILCIVSGAAIVPVLALLIVGMVFALQQGMIAGEMSTATLVIFIADVVLMTALSTMFVILGIRLLRDKRRRTAQIAEVMIVILILVILCDMMLAGLTPDLIPYGVVLVVLIALSSYVDPSLADERELQRKLRDMETREAAEDGTLGRDETGKGFIALNFFNLFWIFVVCCVLGLMLETVYHFLVVNPGHYQDRAGLLFGPFSPIYGFGAVLMTVALNRFHDKNVILIFLVSAVIGGAFEYLTSWFMQFAFGIVAWDYSGTFLSIDGRTNGMFMAMWGVLGVVWIKLLLPWMLKLVNLIPWNWRYAVTTVCAVLMIVDGAMTLLALDCWYQREAGNRPETAVGEFFDRHFDNQYMEERFQSMSIDPSNATRAN comes from the coding sequence ATGAGCAAGCACGACCGCGTCGAGAACGGCCTCGACCTCGACGAGGGCACGCCCGCGTCCCGCCGCAAGATCCCCCTTCCGCTGAAAGTGTTCGGCATCCTGTGCATCGTCAGCGGCGCGGCCATCGTGCCGGTGCTCGCGCTGCTCATCGTCGGGATGGTCTTCGCCCTGCAGCAGGGCATGATCGCCGGCGAGATGTCCACGGCCACGCTCGTCATCTTCATCGCCGACGTCGTGCTCATGACGGCGCTTTCCACCATGTTCGTCATCCTCGGCATCCGCCTGTTGCGCGACAAGCGCCGACGCACGGCGCAGATCGCCGAGGTCATGATCGTGATCCTCATCCTCGTCATCCTGTGCGACATGATGCTGGCGGGCCTCACGCCCGACCTCATCCCCTACGGCGTGGTGCTCGTCGTGCTCATCGCCCTGTCGAGCTACGTGGACCCGTCGCTGGCCGACGAGCGCGAGCTGCAGCGCAAGCTGCGCGACATGGAGACGCGCGAGGCTGCCGAAGACGGCACGCTCGGCCGCGACGAGACCGGCAAGGGCTTCATCGCGCTCAACTTCTTCAACCTGTTCTGGATCTTCGTCGTGTGCTGCGTGCTGGGGCTCATGCTCGAGACGGTGTACCACTTCCTCGTGGTGAACCCGGGGCACTATCAGGATCGCGCCGGGCTTCTGTTCGGGCCGTTCTCGCCCATCTACGGCTTCGGCGCCGTGCTCATGACCGTGGCGCTCAACCGCTTCCACGACAAGAACGTCATCCTCATCTTCCTCGTGAGCGCGGTCATCGGCGGGGCGTTCGAGTACCTCACCAGCTGGTTCATGCAGTTCGCCTTCGGCATCGTGGCCTGGGACTACTCGGGCACGTTCCTGTCCATCGACGGGCGCACGAACGGCATGTTCATGGCCATGTGGGGCGTGCTCGGCGTGGTATGGATCAAGCTCTTGCTGCCGTGGATGCTCAAGCTGGTGAACCTCATCCCCTGGAACTGGCGCTACGCGGTGACCACCGTGTGCGCCGTGCTCATGATCGTCGACGGCGCCATGACGCTGCTCGCGCTCGACTGCTGGTACCAGCGCGAGGCGGGCAACCGGCCCGAAACGGCTGTCGGCGAGTTCTTCGACCGGCACTTCGACAACCAGTACATGGAAGAACGGTTCCAAAGCATGTCGATCGACCCGAGCAACGCAACCCGCGCGAACTAG
- a CDS encoding InlB B-repeat-containing protein, with translation MRRHAHNFLAALLCMCLLISYTPLPASAAEGDYSPSVSDELGGATSIGDGKAQMSTTVSVLTIPALAITSQTEDYAAKIDEIKADADKYDLKVAVTGQEPFTYAWSRDDGLSISENSATYPLSQHTDTLQDGKTYVYTVVVKDKSGEEVSASIKVTVSSAYAEKTFKDDEKGISVTASAHYDAQLSTGIVANGTETFSALQQAASEKSSGASISGAWTVELGTTDPGPEPFVGKASVTLPAADIPEGAEIFVVGLDGTGKTTIYQPTVADGKATFDTSALGAFAVAYKVPEKPTYTITPSVEGIGGKIDPFESVEVSEGDSATFTFRPDDTYVVDTVKIDGNPVDASEIVGNSYKFENVVKSQSISVSFKKVEPKPTQHTVSASVVSGKGTVKVEDSASGATAQAQVQEGSPAVVSFLPDNGWIVDTVTMKVGDGEATTVQPTSLNELSISAVTGPTEVTVSYKSGSQPPVQMHTVTATAGEGGTIQPGSAEVPHGSSTSFVVKADPGYQLKTLTIDGDDAMDKLDGTTLKVPNVIKDSAVHATFELVPAANHTVEASVAGDGGAISPAGEQTVAAGSSLTFYVHPDEGYVLESLMLSENGGAAQNVADRVIGGVFVLDNIRADTVLTASFEDSGIVVPDDTFYAINASAGDGGAISPAGSVRVKAGGSQTFHFLSDAGYKLSKVEVDGQPVAVSGLSYTMQGVAANATIKATFELVGDGPQPDVPTTHDIKATSGAGGTVSPSGIQKVLHGGSMSFAFIPYAGYEVDEVHVNGVPLDDEAVAKGVHRFDNVVDEGNTIHATFKAKAAEPAEPDYYNLTVETGADGTAAPSGTTRVAAGAKQTVYAYPNPGFVVDKVTVTQDGAVTTPEMADGTSFELTMTADTQVMVTFKAGQTPSVDKVTLTSSASAGGSISPLGAVEVAKGGSLTYTVAAEEGYVLDKVTVDGKELAAENGGYTVSHATEDMQVRAEFKAEPTAPEEPTYHTVSATAGEGGTISPAGAVRVAAGKAQTFYFYPDSQHELEGVYVDGKKVEPTTANSYTFASVDADASIEARFSEIGGGEQPPMPITYTVTASASTGGTVSPAGVTRVAEGGDLLLTFTPDEGYYLKSVLVGETESIDKVADGTLRFSGVVADHAVRAVFERVPAPTPDPDVTERHTVTASVAGNVGGTISPSGPTVVAEGSSQTFYFAPEAGKQVASVTVDGTKFDWSGLSYTLTDISKDTTLEVAFADVPDGGKDPVKPETRTVTASVNGTGGTVSPSGDTTVALNGSLTLTFTPEPDYRLASVKVGDDENALSRVSANGTLRLDRIAEDTTVEAAFEPKADEGPSGDDYRTVNVSAGGGGTISPAGDVRVACGADQTFTIVPDEGKHLASLELDGDDVTTAVQNGAYVLAGGQGDCTLRAEFADGEPDSGDPQPPVRTYTVKAFGSTGGTVSPSGVTTVAANEKLTLTFTPDAGYQLGEVKVNDSPVTVENGVYVLDVTDNMEVYATFDPQPVDPQPAYRTVTASVEGGNGSVSPAGATRVKAGASQTFLFTPADGYVLDRVTVDGQPVATDGYTYTLVNVQQDAEVKVSFRQQNPDVDPDPVVPEPVNVTTTAGAGGSVSPLGTFQAAKGTSPLITITPEAGYQLKSVLVNGEDKKTSVTDGALRLAPLTADVTVAVEFERTTAPEPAPADPVITSTAGDHGSISPAGQLRVKSGASQTFSLIPEAGYAVDTVSVDDGAPFAFSGSTYTLFNVVHDTKVHVTFKEEQGAPAPDTFTVSASATAGGEIVPDGDTAVVKGGALSLSFAPYDGYKLYRVTVDAGKDGGKDLSPEEMAKGYYRFANVTQDHAVRAYFAPAGTDPVDPEDPDKPTGYAVIKASVDGQGGSIDPVGEVKVTLGDDKTFRFVPNEGFELDQVLVDGEPVNVTGLTYTFQNVRAAASIVASFKQAETPVPTVYSIEASASSGGRIDPSGTVWVDEGGSKSFAVEPDEGFELAYLLIDDARVEASAVSNGTYTFANVQKNHTIKAVFEPVGTEPIEPAYTVVHALSNGNGTISPGGDVRVIKGAGCTFVMLPDEGYKLQDVTVDDTSVMGRVQDGYRLVLDGIDAETTVTATFAPLEGDVPPVLPTMHTVHASSTAGGSISPRNVKVVEGDDVSFMVTPDANYQVAKLIVDDVDVPASQVVNGVFTLKGVHADSSVRAVFEPVPDGPAPEEPPYANVDVQVKVKVTAESTTNGGGMVQPDFISVPRGAQNLPFYVYPEAGYTLEMVSVNDAPVDFYPVTAPALLSLASRASVFAASAPAPASAYQFMVNEANEDLSIEVLFRELAADEQQPEPVTLHRIEARASVGGMIAPDGTSYVHDGGQATFGVRPDAGFKLSSLKVKEGAVEREAKNEVANGLLVLPDVRGDVSISATFEPQGPVEPTYVTVHTSAGQNGKISPSGDVRVAKVGSQEFWFIPDSGYTLDEVFVDGNKQTMTGFSLKLENLQADTVLRATFKPVGGGDPTVPTFHDVSIVSDANGSVSPSGIVQVEDGKSLSLLLTPNAGYEVSSVKVDGVKAPKSEWESGTFVLSDVTGERRVEVAFSKIPTPVPGKVSVTAEAGPNGSIDPNGTFEVTEGSTIDFTLLPDEGYVVDRVLVNGVETSFAGTSFKLFNVSEATTVRVEFREQGGEPPIVTHTITATAGLHGSIVPSGAQTVVHGDDQLFDFQPDEGYVVDAVEVDGARVADPQTSYLFKEVAGDHAIHVTFRAEGSDPVPDKPDYFTITASVAGGHGRISPEGAIPVERGKARTFQFLPDAGYRVSALSIDGDEQPFNGTGYRFVDVQANHAIEVTFSPVTAPAPVTPIDTVSRAAQKAVGFVKTGDANGALAVSFVVLAAVAGVAALTARRRTEALNAPRTRGGRGGRR, from the coding sequence ATGAGAAGGCACGCTCACAACTTCTTGGCGGCACTGCTGTGCATGTGCCTGCTGATATCGTACACACCGCTTCCTGCTTCCGCCGCCGAAGGGGACTACTCTCCGTCGGTGTCGGACGAGCTGGGCGGGGCGACCTCTATCGGCGACGGAAAAGCGCAGATGAGCACCACGGTCAGCGTGCTCACCATCCCCGCGCTCGCCATCACGAGCCAAACCGAGGACTATGCTGCCAAGATCGACGAGATCAAGGCCGACGCCGACAAGTACGACCTCAAGGTCGCGGTAACGGGCCAAGAGCCGTTCACCTACGCCTGGTCGCGCGACGACGGCCTCTCGATCAGCGAGAACAGTGCCACATACCCGCTGTCGCAGCACACCGACACGCTCCAGGACGGCAAGACCTACGTCTACACGGTCGTCGTCAAGGACAAGTCGGGCGAAGAGGTGTCCGCCTCCATCAAGGTGACCGTCTCCAGCGCGTACGCCGAGAAGACGTTCAAAGATGACGAGAAGGGCATCTCAGTCACGGCGAGCGCCCACTACGACGCCCAGCTGTCCACGGGCATCGTGGCGAACGGCACCGAAACGTTCTCCGCGTTGCAGCAGGCCGCTTCCGAAAAGTCTTCCGGCGCCTCTATCTCGGGCGCTTGGACGGTGGAGCTCGGAACCACCGACCCGGGTCCTGAGCCGTTCGTCGGCAAGGCGTCCGTGACGCTGCCGGCAGCGGACATCCCCGAGGGAGCCGAGATCTTCGTCGTGGGGCTCGACGGCACGGGCAAGACGACCATCTACCAGCCCACCGTCGCAGACGGTAAAGCCACGTTCGACACGTCCGCTCTCGGCGCGTTCGCCGTGGCGTACAAGGTTCCCGAGAAGCCCACGTATACTATCACGCCGTCCGTCGAGGGCATCGGCGGCAAGATCGATCCGTTCGAGTCCGTCGAAGTGTCCGAGGGCGATTCCGCCACGTTCACGTTCCGCCCCGACGACACCTACGTCGTCGACACGGTGAAAATCGACGGCAACCCGGTCGATGCGAGCGAGATCGTCGGGAACTCCTACAAGTTCGAGAACGTCGTCAAGAGCCAATCCATTTCCGTTTCGTTCAAGAAGGTCGAGCCCAAGCCGACGCAGCACACGGTGTCGGCGAGCGTCGTGAGCGGCAAGGGCACGGTGAAAGTGGAGGACAGCGCGTCCGGCGCTACCGCGCAGGCGCAGGTTCAGGAAGGCAGCCCGGCCGTCGTCTCGTTCCTGCCCGACAACGGATGGATCGTGGATACCGTCACCATGAAGGTGGGCGACGGCGAAGCGACGACCGTCCAGCCCACCAGCCTGAACGAGCTTTCGATCTCCGCGGTGACGGGGCCGACCGAGGTGACCGTCTCCTACAAGTCCGGCAGCCAGCCGCCTGTGCAGATGCACACGGTGACGGCCACGGCGGGAGAGGGCGGCACCATCCAACCGGGCAGCGCCGAGGTTCCTCATGGCAGCTCCACGTCCTTCGTCGTGAAGGCCGACCCGGGCTATCAGCTGAAGACGCTCACCATCGACGGCGATGACGCGATGGACAAGCTCGACGGCACGACGCTCAAAGTGCCCAACGTCATCAAGGACAGCGCGGTCCATGCGACCTTCGAGCTGGTTCCCGCTGCAAACCACACGGTGGAGGCGAGCGTTGCCGGCGACGGCGGCGCCATCTCGCCGGCTGGCGAGCAGACGGTCGCCGCGGGCTCGTCGCTCACGTTCTACGTGCATCCCGACGAGGGCTACGTCCTCGAATCGCTCATGCTCTCGGAGAACGGCGGCGCCGCCCAGAACGTTGCCGACCGCGTGATCGGCGGCGTGTTCGTTCTGGACAACATCCGCGCCGATACCGTGCTGACGGCTTCCTTCGAAGATTCGGGCATCGTGGTGCCCGACGACACGTTCTACGCCATCAACGCTTCGGCCGGCGACGGCGGAGCCATATCGCCTGCGGGGTCCGTGCGCGTGAAGGCGGGCGGCAGCCAGACGTTCCACTTCCTGTCCGATGCGGGCTACAAGCTCTCGAAGGTGGAAGTGGACGGCCAGCCGGTCGCCGTGTCGGGGCTGTCCTACACGATGCAGGGCGTCGCGGCCAACGCGACCATCAAGGCGACGTTCGAGCTCGTCGGCGATGGCCCGCAGCCGGACGTTCCCACGACGCACGATATCAAGGCCACGTCCGGAGCCGGCGGCACGGTGTCGCCGTCCGGAATCCAGAAGGTGCTGCACGGCGGCTCCATGAGCTTCGCGTTCATTCCGTACGCAGGCTACGAAGTCGACGAGGTGCACGTGAACGGCGTGCCGCTCGACGACGAGGCCGTGGCGAAGGGCGTCCATCGCTTCGACAACGTGGTCGACGAGGGGAACACGATCCACGCCACCTTCAAGGCGAAGGCCGCCGAGCCGGCCGAGCCCGACTACTACAACCTGACGGTCGAGACGGGCGCCGACGGCACCGCTGCGCCCTCCGGCACGACGCGCGTCGCGGCCGGCGCCAAGCAGACGGTGTACGCGTATCCCAACCCGGGCTTCGTGGTGGACAAGGTGACGGTGACGCAGGACGGTGCAGTCACCACGCCGGAGATGGCCGACGGCACCTCGTTCGAGCTGACGATGACGGCCGACACGCAGGTGATGGTGACGTTCAAGGCCGGCCAGACGCCCAGCGTCGACAAGGTCACGCTCACCTCGTCGGCCTCCGCGGGCGGCTCCATTTCGCCCTTGGGCGCGGTCGAGGTCGCCAAGGGCGGATCGCTGACCTACACGGTGGCGGCCGAGGAGGGCTACGTCCTCGACAAGGTCACCGTCGACGGCAAGGAGCTCGCGGCCGAGAACGGCGGCTACACGGTGTCCCACGCGACCGAGGACATGCAAGTGCGCGCCGAGTTCAAGGCCGAGCCGACGGCTCCCGAGGAGCCGACGTACCACACCGTCTCCGCCACGGCGGGCGAGGGCGGTACCATCTCGCCGGCCGGCGCGGTGCGCGTCGCGGCGGGCAAGGCCCAGACGTTCTACTTCTATCCCGACAGCCAGCACGAGCTCGAAGGCGTGTACGTCGACGGCAAGAAGGTCGAGCCGACCACGGCGAACTCCTACACGTTCGCGTCGGTTGACGCGGACGCCTCCATCGAGGCCCGTTTCAGCGAGATCGGCGGCGGCGAGCAGCCTCCGATGCCGATCACCTACACGGTGACGGCCAGCGCGTCCACGGGCGGCACGGTGTCTCCCGCGGGCGTCACGCGCGTGGCCGAGGGCGGCGATTTGCTGCTCACGTTCACGCCCGACGAGGGCTACTATCTGAAGAGCGTGCTCGTGGGCGAGACCGAGTCGATCGACAAGGTTGCCGACGGCACGCTGCGCTTCTCGGGCGTGGTGGCCGACCATGCGGTGCGCGCCGTGTTCGAGCGCGTGCCTGCGCCGACGCCCGATCCCGACGTGACCGAGCGCCACACGGTGACGGCGAGCGTCGCGGGCAACGTCGGCGGCACGATCTCGCCGAGCGGTCCGACCGTCGTGGCCGAGGGCTCGTCCCAGACGTTCTACTTCGCGCCCGAAGCGGGCAAGCAGGTCGCGTCCGTCACGGTGGACGGCACGAAGTTCGACTGGTCGGGCCTGTCCTACACGCTGACCGACATCTCGAAGGACACGACCCTCGAAGTCGCGTTCGCCGACGTGCCCGACGGAGGCAAGGACCCCGTCAAGCCGGAGACGCGCACGGTGACGGCTTCGGTGAACGGAACGGGCGGCACCGTCTCGCCTTCTGGCGACACGACGGTCGCGCTCAACGGCTCGCTCACCCTGACGTTCACGCCGGAGCCGGATTACCGTCTGGCATCCGTGAAGGTGGGCGACGACGAGAACGCGCTGAGCCGCGTCTCGGCCAACGGCACGCTGCGCCTCGACCGCATCGCGGAGGACACGACGGTGGAGGCTGCGTTCGAGCCGAAGGCCGACGAGGGCCCCAGCGGCGACGACTACCGCACGGTCAACGTGTCGGCGGGCGGGGGCGGCACCATCTCGCCTGCGGGCGACGTGCGCGTGGCGTGCGGTGCCGACCAAACGTTCACCATCGTGCCCGACGAGGGCAAGCATCTGGCTTCGCTTGAGCTGGACGGCGACGACGTGACGACTGCGGTGCAGAACGGCGCTTACGTTTTGGCCGGCGGGCAGGGCGACTGCACGCTGCGCGCCGAGTTCGCCGACGGCGAACCCGATTCTGGCGACCCCCAGCCTCCTGTGCGAACCTACACGGTGAAGGCGTTCGGCTCCACGGGCGGCACCGTGTCGCCCTCCGGCGTCACGACGGTTGCCGCCAACGAGAAGCTCACGCTCACGTTCACGCCCGATGCCGGCTATCAGCTGGGCGAGGTGAAGGTGAACGACAGCCCGGTCACGGTCGAGAACGGCGTGTACGTCCTGGACGTGACCGATAACATGGAAGTGTATGCGACGTTCGACCCGCAGCCGGTCGATCCGCAGCCGGCCTACCGTACGGTGACGGCCTCGGTCGAGGGCGGCAACGGCTCGGTGTCCCCGGCCGGCGCGACGCGCGTGAAGGCCGGCGCGAGCCAGACCTTCCTGTTCACGCCCGCCGACGGCTACGTGCTGGATCGGGTGACGGTCGACGGCCAGCCGGTCGCGACCGACGGGTACACCTACACGCTCGTCAATGTGCAGCAGGATGCCGAGGTCAAGGTCTCGTTCCGTCAGCAGAACCCGGACGTCGACCCCGATCCGGTGGTTCCCGAGCCCGTCAACGTCACGACGACGGCCGGCGCGGGCGGCAGCGTGTCGCCTCTGGGAACCTTCCAGGCGGCGAAGGGCACCTCCCCGCTGATCACCATCACGCCCGAGGCCGGCTACCAGCTGAAGAGCGTGCTCGTCAACGGCGAGGACAAGAAAACGTCCGTGACGGACGGCGCGCTGCGCCTGGCCCCGCTGACCGCCGACGTGACGGTTGCGGTGGAGTTCGAGCGCACGACGGCTCCCGAGCCCGCGCCGGCCGATCCGGTGATCACGTCCACGGCGGGCGATCACGGCTCCATCTCGCCCGCGGGCCAGCTGCGCGTCAAGAGCGGCGCGTCCCAGACGTTCTCGCTCATCCCCGAGGCCGGCTACGCGGTGGACACCGTCTCCGTCGACGACGGCGCGCCGTTCGCGTTCTCCGGCTCCACCTACACGCTGTTCAACGTCGTGCACGACACGAAGGTGCACGTGACGTTCAAGGAAGAGCAGGGCGCGCCGGCGCCGGATACGTTCACGGTGTCCGCAAGCGCCACGGCGGGCGGCGAGATCGTCCCCGATGGGGATACTGCGGTCGTCAAGGGCGGGGCGCTGTCGCTGTCCTTCGCGCCGTACGACGGCTACAAGCTGTACCGCGTGACGGTGGATGCCGGCAAAGATGGCGGCAAAGATCTTTCGCCCGAAGAGATGGCGAAGGGCTACTACCGCTTCGCCAACGTGACACAGGATCACGCCGTTCGCGCGTACTTCGCGCCTGCGGGCACCGATCCGGTCGACCCCGAGGATCCCGACAAGCCCACGGGCTACGCGGTGATCAAGGCGTCGGTGGACGGTCAGGGCGGCTCCATCGACCCGGTCGGCGAGGTGAAGGTGACGTTGGGCGACGACAAAACCTTCAGGTTCGTGCCGAACGAGGGCTTCGAACTCGATCAGGTGCTGGTGGACGGCGAGCCGGTGAACGTGACCGGCCTCACGTACACGTTCCAGAACGTGCGCGCGGCCGCCAGCATCGTGGCGTCGTTCAAGCAGGCCGAGACCCCCGTGCCCACGGTGTACTCCATCGAGGCGTCGGCCAGTTCGGGCGGCCGCATCGACCCGTCCGGAACCGTGTGGGTCGACGAAGGCGGTTCGAAGTCGTTCGCCGTCGAGCCCGACGAGGGCTTCGAGCTGGCGTACCTGCTGATCGACGACGCGCGCGTCGAAGCTTCCGCAGTGTCGAACGGCACCTACACGTTCGCGAACGTGCAGAAGAACCATACGATCAAGGCGGTGTTCGAGCCCGTCGGCACCGAGCCGATCGAGCCGGCGTACACCGTGGTGCACGCGCTCTCGAACGGGAACGGCACCATCTCGCCGGGCGGCGACGTCCGCGTGATCAAGGGCGCGGGCTGCACGTTCGTCATGCTGCCGGATGAAGGCTACAAGCTCCAGGACGTCACGGTCGACGACACGAGCGTCATGGGCCGCGTGCAGGACGGCTACCGCCTGGTCCTCGACGGCATCGACGCCGAGACGACGGTGACGGCCACCTTCGCGCCGCTCGAGGGCGACGTCCCGCCGGTTCTGCCCACGATGCACACGGTGCACGCTTCCAGCACCGCGGGCGGCAGCATCTCGCCGCGCAACGTCAAGGTGGTCGAGGGCGATGATGTCTCCTTCATGGTGACGCCCGATGCGAACTACCAGGTGGCGAAGCTCATCGTGGACGACGTCGACGTGCCGGCCAGCCAGGTCGTGAACGGCGTGTTCACCCTGAAGGGCGTGCATGCGGACAGCTCCGTGCGCGCCGTGTTCGAACCCGTCCCGGACGGCCCCGCCCCTGAGGAGCCCCCGTACGCGAACGTCGATGTCCAAGTGAAGGTCAAGGTCACCGCCGAGTCGACCACGAACGGCGGCGGCATGGTGCAGCCCGACTTCATCTCGGTGCCGCGCGGTGCGCAGAACCTGCCGTTCTACGTGTATCCCGAGGCGGGCTACACGCTGGAGATGGTCAGCGTCAACGACGCCCCGGTGGACTTCTATCCCGTGACGGCCCCCGCGCTGCTGTCGCTGGCCAGCCGCGCGTCGGTGTTCGCCGCAAGCGCGCCCGCTCCGGCCAGCGCCTACCAGTTCATGGTGAACGAGGCCAACGAGGACCTCTCCATCGAGGTGCTCTTCCGCGAGCTGGCCGCCGACGAGCAGCAGCCCGAGCCGGTGACGCTGCACCGCATCGAGGCGAGGGCCTCGGTGGGCGGCATGATCGCCCCGGACGGCACCTCCTACGTGCACGACGGGGGCCAAGCCACGTTCGGCGTGCGCCCCGATGCCGGCTTCAAGCTCTCGTCGCTCAAGGTGAAGGAGGGCGCCGTCGAGCGCGAGGCCAAGAACGAGGTGGCGAACGGCTTGCTCGTGCTGCCCGACGTGCGCGGCGACGTGTCGATCAGCGCCACGTTCGAGCCGCAAGGCCCGGTCGAGCCCACGTACGTGACCGTGCATACCTCGGCCGGCCAGAACGGCAAGATATCCCCGTCGGGCGACGTGCGCGTCGCCAAGGTCGGAAGCCAGGAGTTCTGGTTCATCCCCGATTCGGGCTACACGCTGGACGAGGTGTTCGTGGACGGGAACAAGCAGACGATGACGGGCTTCTCCCTCAAGCTGGAAAACCTCCAGGCCGACACCGTGCTGCGCGCGACGTTCAAGCCCGTCGGCGGAGGGGATCCGACGGTCCCGACGTTCCATGACGTCAGCATCGTCTCGGACGCGAACGGCTCCGTCTCTCCGAGCGGCATCGTGCAGGTCGAGGACGGCAAGTCCCTCTCCCTGCTGCTCACGCCCAATGCGGGCTACGAGGTGTCCAGCGTGAAGGTGGACGGCGTGAAAGCGCCCAAGAGCGAATGGGAAAGCGGCACCTTCGTGCTGTCGGACGTGACCGGTGAAAGGCGCGTGGAAGTGGCGTTCTCGAAGATTCCGACCCCGGTGCCGGGCAAGGTGAGCGTCACGGCCGAGGCGGGCCCGAACGGCTCCATCGACCCGAACGGCACCTTCGAGGTGACCGAGGGCTCGACCATCGACTTCACGCTGCTTCCCGACGAGGGCTACGTGGTCGACAGGGTGCTGGTGAACGGCGTCGAGACGTCGTTCGCGGGCACGTCGTTCAAGCTGTTCAACGTGAGCGAGGCCACGACGGTGCGCGTCGAGTTCAGGGAGCAGGGCGGCGAGCCGCCGATCGTCACCCACACCATCACCGCGACGGCGGGGCTGCACGGCTCCATCGTCCCGTCGGGCGCGCAGACCGTGGTGCATGGCGACGACCAGCTGTTCGACTTCCAGCCTGACGAAGGCTACGTGGTGGACGCGGTCGAGGTCGACGGCGCGCGCGTCGCCGATCCGCAAACGAGCTACCTGTTCAAGGAGGTCGCGGGCGATCACGCCATCCACGTGACGTTCCGCGCCGAGGGCAGCGATCCTGTGCCCGACAAGCCCGACTACTTCACCATCACGGCAAGCGTCGCCGGCGGCCATGGCCGCATCTCGCCTGAGGGCGCCATTCCGGTCGAGCGCGGCAAGGCGCGCACGTTCCAGTTCCTGCCCGATGCGGGGTACCGGGTCAGCGCGCTGTCCATCGACGGCGACGAGCAGCCGTTCAACGGCACGGGCTACCGCTTCGTGGACGTGCAGGCGAACCACGCCATCGAGGTGACGTTCTCACCCGTGACGGCCCCGGCGCCCGTCACCCCCATCGACACGGTGTCGCGCGCGGCGCAGAAGGCCGTCGGGTTCGTGAAGACGGGCGACGCGAACGGCGCGTTGGCGGTGAGCTTCGTGGTGCTGGCGGCCGTCGCCGGAGTCGCGGCGCTGACCGCGCGGCGCCGTACGGAAGCGCTCAACGCACCGCGCACGCGCGGCGGGCGAGGCGGCCGCCGATGA
- the crcB gene encoding fluoride efflux transporter CrcB produces the protein MLAVLCVGMGGFIGSVGRYLLGLVPVEGDFPLMTFIINFAGAVLIGAVFEAATAWPGMSDNAVLFLKTGVCGGFTTFSAFSLETLTLLERGKYATGALYACGSVVVCLIGVALGRLAVRGVRAALTGGAEA, from the coding sequence ATGTTGGCGGTGCTGTGCGTGGGGATGGGCGGTTTCATCGGGTCGGTAGGGCGCTATCTTTTGGGCCTCGTGCCGGTCGAGGGCGATTTCCCGCTCATGACGTTCATCATCAACTTCGCGGGTGCGGTGCTCATCGGCGCGGTGTTCGAGGCCGCCACGGCGTGGCCGGGCATGTCGGACAACGCGGTGCTGTTCCTCAAGACGGGCGTGTGCGGCGGATTCACCACGTTCTCGGCGTTCTCGCTCGAAACTCTCACGCTGCTCGAGCGCGGCAAGTACGCCACGGGCGCGCTGTACGCCTGCGGCAGCGTCGTCGTGTGCCTCATCGGCGTCGCGCTCGGGCGCCTGGCGGTACGGGGCGTGCGCGCGGCGCTCACGGGCGGGGCGGAGGCGTAA